In Streptomyces sp. DG2A-72, one genomic interval encodes:
- a CDS encoding YceI family protein, translating to MDPASGKHHIGSDTGQLRIKTSRTGLGRKAGHDLTIEVTRWSGDVAVDVADPGQSSVVASIEVDSLEVREGVGGLKPLTDDDRADIKQTIREKILRSAEHPRITFTSTEIAGTPHAFTVTGDLTIMGTTHPITLEAGLDAEAGVHGAATVVQSTWGIKPYKAFAGALRLADEVRIEFDLAPLTDTAAPA from the coding sequence ATGGACCCTGCAAGCGGAAAGCACCACATCGGCTCGGACACAGGGCAGCTACGGATCAAGACCAGCCGCACCGGGCTGGGCCGCAAGGCCGGCCATGACCTGACGATCGAGGTCACCCGGTGGTCCGGGGACGTCGCGGTCGATGTCGCCGATCCCGGGCAGTCGTCCGTGGTCGCCTCGATCGAGGTCGACTCCCTGGAGGTCCGGGAGGGAGTCGGAGGCCTCAAGCCGCTCACGGACGACGACCGGGCGGACATCAAGCAGACGATCAGAGAGAAGATCCTCCGTTCCGCGGAGCATCCACGCATCACCTTCACGTCGACCGAGATCGCAGGCACCCCGCACGCCTTCACCGTGACCGGGGACCTCACGATCATGGGCACGACCCATCCGATCACCCTCGAGGCGGGCCTGGACGCCGAGGCGGGCGTGCATGGCGCCGCCACCGTCGTACAGAGCACCTGGGGCATCAAGCCGTACAAGGCATTCGCCGGCGCCCTACGACTGGCGGACGAGGTCCGAATCGAGTTCGACCTCGCCCCCCTGACCGACACCGCAGCGCCGGCCTAG
- a CDS encoding N-acetyltransferase yields the protein MTSTPAGIHDVTSAAVRPYRPADRDRLDDICVRTAHVGGDSRPHYADPGIFPVIFAQPYVHLEPELAFVLDDGHGRAVGYILGTADTPRFVEDFRAKWLPRVADRYPEPGGPPRTLDEEIVALLRRPERLLLPEVADYPAHLHIDLLPEWQGRGYGRELMRAFLRALRSRRVPAVHLSMLTANTSARAFYRRLGFHEIAVPDPGAVTYLGRSTTEERSTTEEGR from the coding sequence ATGACCTCGACGCCCGCCGGGATACATGACGTCACATCCGCCGCCGTACGCCCCTACCGCCCCGCCGATCGCGATCGCCTCGACGACATCTGTGTTCGCACCGCACACGTCGGCGGGGACAGCCGGCCCCACTACGCCGACCCCGGCATCTTTCCGGTGATCTTCGCGCAGCCTTACGTCCATCTGGAACCGGAGCTGGCGTTCGTGCTGGACGACGGGCACGGGCGGGCCGTGGGTTACATCCTGGGGACCGCGGACACCCCTCGCTTCGTCGAGGACTTCCGGGCGAAGTGGCTGCCGAGGGTGGCGGACCGGTATCCGGAGCCCGGCGGTCCGCCGCGCACGCTCGATGAGGAGATCGTCGCGCTGCTGCGCCGTCCCGAGCGGCTGCTGCTGCCCGAGGTCGCCGACTACCCCGCCCATCTGCACATCGACCTGCTCCCGGAGTGGCAAGGGCGCGGCTACGGGCGGGAGTTGATGCGGGCGTTCCTGCGGGCGCTGCGCAGCAGGCGTGTGCCGGCCGTGCATCTGTCGATGCTGACCGCCAACACGTCCGCGAGAGCCTTTTACCGTCGTCTGGGCTTCCATGAGATCGCGGTGCCCGATCCGGGGGCGGTCACGTATCTCGGGCGCAGCACTACAGAAGAGCGCAGCACCACAGAAGAAGGCCGGTGA
- a CDS encoding metallophosphoesterase family protein yields the protein MRCCLSAPLAVLAALPSPCDIMRSGALLAPALLRGALTRAQRARHAFPHHPDALAAVHLELVTLTEDRAIITWFTGVPGTDDGWGHMLPAFTEGEVVYGTHPGRLTRTASEGRLTAHHQVEITGLEPGQTYYYQARSRGTAATPTPLHLVRGNAVGTNLHGIGSRGGPYSFTTPQPPPGRHLMSIALCNDLHLGETTAGRVAGMPMLRGISQQPGLAPYPEIMGRALVEEARRRGADVLLAAGDISAGGAPRDLAEARQILDGFGVHGRDYFVVRGNHDRPGPAGDTFRDGFLGGTGPGYLTHDLGGLRLIGLDTYEKKGNGGDAGGLGDEQLSWFRARLREQREQPTLVFGHHPLTVRDSVFPMGRGQRLDRRQARAIVDAYAATPGVFLHHAGHTHRNKRTVLMRAPHVTQQEVSAVKDYPGGFSLLRIHTGGYALNYYKCGTDPAREWSERSRRVAGGLWPHHALGRSPADRNSVRTHDLSGVAVPRQRTAPMAAPRAAGL from the coding sequence ATGCGCTGCTGCCTCTCCGCTCCACTGGCGGTCCTGGCCGCCCTCCCCAGTCCCTGCGACATCATGCGCTCCGGCGCACTGCTGGCGCCCGCTCTGCTGCGCGGTGCCCTCACGCGCGCCCAGCGGGCACGCCACGCCTTCCCCCACCACCCCGACGCTCTGGCCGCCGTACACCTCGAACTGGTCACCCTCACCGAGGACCGCGCGATCATCACCTGGTTCACCGGCGTCCCCGGCACCGACGACGGCTGGGGCCATATGCTGCCCGCCTTCACCGAGGGCGAGGTCGTCTACGGCACGCACCCCGGCCGCCTGACCCGCACCGCGTCCGAAGGCCGCCTGACCGCGCACCACCAGGTGGAGATCACCGGCCTGGAACCGGGCCAGACGTACTACTACCAGGCCCGCTCCCGCGGTACGGCCGCCACACCCACGCCCCTGCACCTCGTGCGCGGCAACGCGGTCGGCACCAATCTGCACGGCATCGGCTCGCGCGGCGGACCGTACTCCTTCACCACGCCCCAGCCGCCGCCCGGCCGCCACCTGATGTCCATCGCCCTCTGCAACGACCTGCACCTCGGCGAGACCACCGCCGGCCGGGTGGCCGGAATGCCGATGCTGCGCGGCATCTCGCAGCAGCCCGGGCTCGCCCCGTACCCGGAGATCATGGGCCGGGCCCTGGTCGAGGAGGCGCGGCGGCGCGGCGCGGACGTGCTGCTGGCCGCCGGGGACATCTCGGCGGGCGGCGCGCCGCGGGACCTGGCCGAGGCGAGACAGATCCTGGACGGTTTCGGCGTCCACGGGCGGGACTACTTCGTCGTACGCGGAAACCACGACCGCCCCGGGCCCGCCGGGGACACCTTCCGCGACGGCTTCCTGGGCGGCACGGGCCCCGGCTACCTCACCCACGACCTGGGCGGACTGCGGCTGATCGGGCTCGACACCTACGAGAAGAAGGGCAACGGCGGGGACGCGGGCGGGCTCGGGGACGAGCAGTTGTCGTGGTTCCGGGCGCGGCTGCGGGAGCAGCGGGAGCAGCCCACGCTCGTCTTCGGCCATCACCCGCTGACCGTGCGGGACTCGGTCTTCCCGATGGGGCGCGGACAGCGGCTCGACCGCCGCCAGGCCCGGGCGATCGTCGACGCGTACGCCGCCACGCCGGGCGTCTTCCTCCACCACGCGGGCCACACCCACCGCAACAAGCGCACGGTCCTGATGCGCGCACCGCACGTCACCCAGCAGGAAGTCAGCGCGGTCAAGGACTACCCGGGCGGCTTCTCCCTCCTGCGCATCCACACCGGCGGCTACGCCCTCAACTACTACAAGTGCGGCACCGACCCGGCCCGCGAGTGGAGCGAACGCAGCCGCCGCGTCGCCGGAGGCCTCTGGCCCCACCACGCCCTCGGCCGCTCCCCCGCCGACCGCAACAGCGTGCGCACCCACGACCTGTCCGGGGTCGCCGTCCCGCGCCAACGGACCGCTCCGATGGCTGCACCGCGCGCGGCGGGGCTGTAG
- a CDS encoding TetR/AcrR family transcriptional regulator, whose protein sequence is MAEAATVRRSRITPEREAELYEAVLDLLREVGYDALTMDAVAARTRSSKATLYRQWGGKPELVVKAVRHSKHGAFEGVDTGSLRGDLHAHMEQTDDCEMEQNAGLMRGLAMAVHNNPDLLQEFREKLIEPEMAEFGRVLQRAVDRGEIRADNPALGYVMHMMIGAFIARGLIEDRPPTRAFLTSYIDAVVLPALGVSANRSANR, encoded by the coding sequence ATGGCTGAGGCCGCAACGGTGCGTCGCAGTCGGATCACGCCCGAGCGCGAGGCCGAGCTGTACGAGGCCGTGCTCGACCTGCTCCGCGAAGTCGGCTACGACGCCCTCACCATGGACGCCGTGGCCGCCCGCACCCGTTCCAGCAAGGCCACCCTCTACCGCCAGTGGGGCGGCAAGCCCGAACTGGTCGTGAAGGCCGTGCGGCACAGCAAGCACGGTGCGTTCGAAGGCGTCGACACCGGCTCGCTCCGGGGTGATCTGCATGCCCACATGGAGCAGACGGACGACTGCGAGATGGAGCAGAACGCCGGGCTCATGCGAGGCCTGGCCATGGCCGTGCACAACAACCCCGACCTCCTGCAGGAGTTCCGGGAAAAGCTCATCGAGCCGGAAATGGCGGAGTTCGGCCGTGTGCTGCAACGGGCCGTCGACCGGGGCGAGATCCGGGCGGACAACCCGGCGCTGGGCTATGTGATGCACATGATGATCGGTGCGTTCATCGCCCGGGGCCTGATCGAGGACCGGCCGCCGACCCGGGCCTTCCTCACCTCGTACATCGACGCCGTGGTCCTCCCCGCCCTCGGTGTATCCGCGAACCGGTCTGCCAACCGGTAA
- a CDS encoding MMPL family transporter yields MATFLYKLGRLAFRRRHFVALIWVALLTLAGVGAASAPAAGSSSFSIPGTEAQKAFDLLEERFPGMSADGATARVVFQAPDGEKMTDAANKATVEKTVQDLSDGSEVTSVADPFKANAVSKDGTVAYAAVSYDVSGMELKDASKEALEDAAQDARDAGLTVDIGGDALQAAPETGSTEIIGIAVAAVVLVITLGSLVAAGLPLLTALIGVGIGISGITALANALDLGDTTATLATMIGLAVGIDYALFIVSRYRAELTEGRDREEAVGRAVGTAGSAVVFAGLTVVIALAGLAVVNIPMLTKMGFAAAGTVVIAVLIALTMIPALLGYAGRKVQPAGEKSKLFGRRKSAAARTKPNMGTRWASFVVRRPVAVLLFGVIGLGAAAVPVASLELGLPDDGSQPTSTTQRRAFDLLSDGFGPGFNGPLMIAGDAKGSDDPKAVAQTTIDDIKGLDGVVSVSPAAFDKAGDTFTITVIPDSKPSSAQTEDLVHSIRDEGAQIKSDTDADVLVTGTTAMNIDFSQKMNDALVPYLALVVGLAFLLLIAVFRSILVPLKAALGFLLSVLAALGAVVAVFQWGWLAGLMGVEETGPIMSMMPIFMVGVVFGLAMDYEVFLVTRMREAYVHGEKPSQAVVTGFKHGARVVTAAAVIMMAVFAGFIGSSESMIKMIGFGLAIAVFFDAFVVRMAIVPAVLALLGRKAWWLPKWLDRALPNVDVEGEGLRTAEDRKNADPDEERELVSV; encoded by the coding sequence GTGGCCACGTTTCTCTACAAACTCGGCCGGCTCGCCTTCAGGCGACGCCACTTCGTCGCCCTGATATGGGTGGCGCTGCTGACGCTCGCGGGTGTGGGCGCGGCCAGCGCCCCCGCAGCGGGTTCCTCCTCTTTCTCGATCCCCGGCACCGAGGCCCAGAAGGCCTTCGACCTGCTGGAGGAGCGCTTCCCCGGCATGAGCGCCGACGGCGCGACCGCGCGGGTCGTCTTCCAGGCGCCCGACGGGGAGAAGATGACCGACGCCGCCAACAAGGCGACCGTCGAGAAGACCGTCCAGGACCTGTCCGACGGCTCCGAGGTCACCTCGGTCGCCGACCCGTTCAAGGCGAACGCGGTCAGCAAGGACGGGACGGTCGCGTATGCGGCGGTGTCGTACGACGTCTCCGGCATGGAACTGAAGGACGCCTCCAAGGAGGCGCTGGAGGACGCCGCGCAGGACGCACGGGATGCCGGTCTGACCGTCGACATCGGCGGTGACGCGCTCCAGGCGGCACCCGAGACCGGCTCCACCGAGATCATCGGTATAGCCGTCGCCGCGGTCGTCCTCGTCATCACCCTGGGTTCCCTCGTCGCGGCCGGACTGCCGCTGCTGACGGCGCTCATCGGCGTGGGCATCGGCATCTCGGGCATCACGGCGCTGGCCAACGCCCTCGACCTCGGCGACACCACGGCCACGCTGGCCACGATGATCGGCCTCGCGGTCGGCATCGACTACGCGCTGTTCATCGTCTCCCGCTACCGGGCCGAACTCACCGAGGGCCGCGACCGCGAGGAAGCGGTCGGCAGGGCGGTCGGCACGGCGGGCTCCGCGGTGGTCTTCGCAGGCCTCACGGTCGTGATCGCGCTGGCCGGACTCGCGGTCGTCAACATCCCGATGCTGACGAAGATGGGCTTCGCGGCGGCGGGCACGGTCGTCATCGCCGTACTGATCGCCCTGACGATGATCCCGGCGCTGCTCGGGTACGCGGGCCGCAAGGTGCAGCCGGCGGGGGAGAAGAGCAAGCTGTTCGGCCGCCGGAAGTCCGCGGCGGCGCGGACCAAGCCGAACATGGGCACGCGCTGGGCGAGCTTCGTCGTACGCCGTCCCGTCGCCGTCCTCCTCTTCGGCGTCATCGGCCTCGGAGCCGCCGCGGTTCCGGTCGCCTCGCTGGAACTGGGCCTTCCCGACGACGGCTCGCAGCCCACGTCCACGACACAGCGACGGGCGTTCGACCTCCTCTCCGACGGCTTCGGGCCCGGCTTCAACGGGCCGCTGATGATCGCCGGTGACGCGAAGGGCAGCGACGACCCGAAGGCGGTCGCGCAGACCACGATCGATGACATCAAGGGCCTGGACGGTGTCGTATCCGTCAGCCCGGCGGCGTTCGACAAGGCCGGGGACACCTTCACCATCACCGTGATCCCCGACTCCAAGCCCTCCTCGGCACAGACCGAGGACCTCGTCCACTCCATCCGTGACGAGGGCGCGCAGATCAAGTCCGACACGGACGCGGACGTGCTGGTCACCGGCACCACAGCGATGAACATCGACTTCTCCCAGAAGATGAACGACGCGCTGGTCCCGTACCTGGCGCTGGTGGTAGGCCTCGCGTTCTTGTTGTTGATCGCGGTCTTCCGCTCGATCCTGGTCCCCCTGAAGGCGGCCCTCGGCTTCCTGCTGAGCGTGCTGGCGGCGCTGGGTGCCGTGGTCGCGGTCTTCCAGTGGGGCTGGCTGGCCGGCCTGATGGGCGTCGAGGAGACCGGCCCGATCATGTCGATGATGCCGATCTTCATGGTCGGCGTGGTCTTCGGGCTGGCGATGGACTACGAGGTGTTCCTCGTGACCCGGATGCGCGAGGCGTACGTCCACGGCGAGAAGCCGAGCCAGGCGGTCGTCACGGGCTTCAAGCACGGCGCTCGTGTGGTGACCGCCGCTGCGGTGATCATGATGGCGGTCTTCGCGGGCTTCATCGGCTCGAGCGAGTCCATGATCAAGATGATCGGCTTCGGTCTCGCGATCGCGGTCTTCTTCGACGCGTTCGTCGTGCGGATGGCGATCGTCCCGGCGGTGCTGGCACTGCTCGGCCGCAAGGCCTGGTGGCTGCCGAAGTGGCTGGACCGTGCGCTGCCCAACGTGGATGTCGAGGGCGAGGGGCTGAGGACGGCGGAGGACCGCAAGAACGCGGATCCGGACGAGGAACGGGAGCTGGTAAGCGTCTGA
- a CDS encoding DUF1876 domain-containing protein, whose amino-acid sequence MMHTTVGWHVELEFLEDDTHTRAAALVRLPDGSEVRAHGHATRHHTDPNQPRVGEEIAAARALNELAMQMLTKAHTEIDAASGRSSHPIHV is encoded by the coding sequence ATGATGCACACCACAGTGGGATGGCATGTCGAGCTCGAGTTCCTGGAGGACGACACCCACACCCGGGCGGCGGCGCTGGTGCGCTTGCCCGACGGCAGCGAAGTACGGGCCCATGGGCACGCCACGCGCCACCACACGGACCCGAATCAGCCACGGGTCGGCGAGGAGATCGCCGCGGCTCGCGCACTGAACGAACTCGCCATGCAGATGCTGACCAAGGCGCACACCGAGATCGACGCGGCGTCCGGGCGCAGTTCGCATCCGATTCACGTCTGA
- a CDS encoding methyltransferase domain-containing protein — MSRYLFDNTDARTPARFSTLESCYDPVSRRQLELTGLAAGFRCLEVGGGGGSLGAWMGERVGAEGEVTVTDLDPRWAESRPRPPQVRLLRHDIVNDPLPGGDYDVIHARLVLLHLPERIAVLERLVAALRPGGWLLLEEFDCTWIPVLATPDEDSTALFTHVQAALLAQLEKAGADVAWGRRVPAAMTRAGLTDVTATTYAESWAGGGAGIDLHRVNMEQAEVGLRGDGVTEGELRRFYALLKNPGFVINSYPLISTRGRRPESGEGVVG, encoded by the coding sequence ATGTCCCGCTACCTGTTCGACAACACCGACGCCCGCACCCCGGCCCGCTTCTCGACCCTGGAGTCGTGCTACGACCCCGTGTCCCGCCGCCAGTTGGAACTGACCGGCCTGGCCGCCGGCTTCCGGTGCCTGGAAGTCGGCGGGGGCGGCGGCTCGTTGGGGGCGTGGATGGGGGAACGGGTCGGTGCGGAGGGGGAGGTCACGGTGACCGACCTCGACCCCCGCTGGGCCGAGTCCCGGCCCCGGCCGCCGCAGGTGCGCCTGCTGCGCCACGACATCGTCAACGACCCGTTGCCGGGCGGCGACTACGACGTGATCCACGCCCGGCTGGTCCTGCTGCACCTGCCGGAGCGGATCGCCGTACTGGAACGGCTCGTGGCAGCCCTGCGGCCGGGCGGATGGCTCCTGCTGGAGGAGTTCGACTGCACCTGGATCCCCGTCCTCGCGACCCCGGATGAGGATTCCACCGCCCTGTTCACCCACGTCCAGGCCGCGCTGCTGGCCCAGTTGGAGAAGGCGGGCGCCGATGTGGCGTGGGGGCGCCGGGTGCCTGCGGCGATGACACGGGCGGGGCTCACGGACGTCACGGCGACGACGTATGCGGAGTCCTGGGCGGGCGGCGGCGCGGGTATCGATCTGCACCGCGTGAATATGGAGCAGGCGGAGGTGGGGCTTCGGGGGGATGGCGTTACGGAGGGGGAACTGCGCCGGTTCTACGCCCTGCTGAAGAACCCGGGGTTTGTGATCAACTCCTATCCGTTGATCAGCACGCGGGGGCGGCGGCCGGAGTCTGGTGAGGGGGTGGTCGGGTAG